taactactcaatggtttttattattttttttcttaaacttagaAGGGTATTAACGACTAGTATCTTTTATGGTaaagaaacatttgttgaagatgggcaattcttcaattttatttcttctgttttagtctgttaaattcaagtataattacaTAGCGTGCTTTCAATGTATATATTATGATCCAATATTATACAAATTTTTCAGtctatccacccacccatcctttTATCTATCTATATGCACAAAAGATATCTGAAATAATTTTCACATGTGAATACTGGGCTAGTAGGAATTTGGGTGATTTGTTgctttatttattgtttccttgtttgctATACtggttaaatttttaataatgagtACGcgtaattttttcatctttaaattgtTCTTAACAGAACAGAGTAagggtgtctggttggctcagtttgtttagcatctgcctttgactcaggacatgatcccagggtcctgggatcgagttccatattgggctccctgctcagtgcggcatctgctttttcttctccctttgcctctcctccctgctcatgcacaccctctctctctctctctctctttctcaaataaataaatgtttctttaaaaaaaaaaaaaagaacggagTAAATATGCCAAAATGTTAATGTTTACATGTGAGTGGTAGGATTAggatttttctcccctctttctttattcttttctgtgcTTTCCAAATTTTCCTGTCAATAAACagctattattttataaatagaaacaagtttaaaataatattaaaataagttaaaaggaTGTGTAGCATTTCTGTAAATGATTACTAGTTCTTACCTGGGTTCCTTCTGTTGCTCCTGAATGATCCTTCTTCCTGGCCAGATATCATCCATCTGTGACTGAGGAAGAAGGGACTGTCCCAGTGTCTCTCTTTTATTCACTTCAAGACAAACAAAAGCATGGCAGAGTGGTGGTGGTGACAAGGGGGAAAGGGAAACATATTACACTTGCAGAGGGGATAACAATATAATCTTTATATTCCCCCACAGAGCCCATGAAGTGTAGATACTACCAGTAAGACTATAATAGGATTCAACATCGGGTGGTCTATCACTGAAGTCAAGCacctcaaaacaacaacaacaacaacagcaaaaacgtTTCCAAACAGGGCCACTACCTGTAGGCTTGCGGCGTAGGGACATCCTAATTATCTCACTGCCTGTGTGGTAAGCAAAGCGATTCACTTTCTGGTCATAAAACCAGTCTCCAGTTGCCTTCTTCAGCTCTctgggaaagaataaaagaaagtgacagatgatttattttttaatggctccTGTCATTCAACTAACAAAGGCCAAGGAGGGAAATTCTCCCCCACAGCTGgggcttccttttttctctctccatagGTGATACTCACATTTCCTTGGTGCACACCTTGCACCTCCAGGTACCATTACTTTCCTGGATGCGGCAGTCCCGACACACCAGGTGATTACAACCCCGACAAGTGTTGGTCTTGGGAGTCAAACGGCCCAGGCTCTCCTGGCACCGGGCACAGGTCCGATCACTATAGTGTTGACTGCCCCTCTTGGcccctttcctttttatctccagTAGCTCATTCTTCAGTCGCCTGCCAAGATCCCAGAGAGAAGCACAAGTGCATTCACAATCTGCATAGGTTGGAATGGAAAGTTGTTGAGGGGTAGAGACAGTAAGACTATTGGTTCTGTGGAAGCAACAACTTCAGAGCCCAACCTGACCCAGTGAGGAATTGTAAACTGTACACAAGCTCCTCTGAAAGTCACATGGGCGGTATTAGGAAAGGTCCAGATAAAACTGGCTTTTTCTGAATTCTTACCTGATCCTTTTCTCATCTGCTTTCCGGAGCTCCTCATCTCGTTGTAGTACACTGAGGATCAAATCCCTCTCCACCTCAGACAGAAAAGAGAGGTCAAGTATCTCTGACATgttattctgtttttccttctactCTTCCTTCTTCAAAGCAACCAGACCAGGAGAGCCACCACAGCTACCGGGAAATAAGAGAACTATTTTCACACAGGTATTTACTCCAGAGTAGATCCACAGCCCTAGAGCCTCTTAGTAGGCTACTGTCCCCTGAAGTCAGGCTTAAAAAGACAATGTAGAAGTATCTGACCTATTTACCATTCCTACTCCCACCTGAATTCTTCCCTGAAAATGAGGAGGCTTTgatttttcaagatgaaaaacaTATTCATGACTCTGGAAAAGAGCTGAGTCTTTTCAGCATAAGCATCTTAGTCTGGAATAAGCACAGAACAGCTAAGTCAAACTTTCCTGACACCAAGTGAATTCCCAATCATCCAATTTTCAATACTTCACATGTTCTCAAGTCCCAAGTCTAATCCAAATAATCAGACAGCTGGTCTCTGTAGTAGAGAAGAAAACCACATGGGGACATCTGCCAGCTGAAGCCCATTTCTCCTTGCCAGACCAGCTTCCATGTTCTTCAGACTCAGCTTTACACTGCACTCCTAAACTTCCATCACCTACTCTATCTCCCAAAGTTCTTATTGCTACCACTACCTAAAGAATATCTTCACCCATTACACACACATTTGTTAAGCACCCACTCCGACAGGCACTGAGCAAAGTGCCAGGGTTACAGAGAAGAGTAAGACACAGCTCTTGTCCTTAAGAAGTTCACAAACTAGTAGGGGAGACAGATACATATAATACAGTATAATGCACAAAGTGCTGTCAAAGGAATAATAAATTTAATGCCATGGGAACCTAAAGAAGGAAGTAATTAATTCTACCCTGCatagacagagaagagaaagagctgTACACATGGAAGATTTTACAGAATAGGTGGATTTTTCCttagaaaacagtattttctttttctttctttcttttttttttaaaatttggtggggggggggaatgatAGGAAAGATGTTTGGACTAAACATCTTGAAACCCATTTTTGGAATACATGTACTTGCTGAATCTGCTACGGAGTAAGTGGAAACCAGGGCAGCAAGACAAAGAACAGAGtagtaaagtttgagaagcagaaCTGACAGAATGGAGTGACTAAGAGGATCTAAGAAGGCAAAGTCAAAGATGCCTACATTGCATGTTTGGGTTTATCAAGGGATGGATTAGTGACAATCCTAACAGTGGTAAGAGTTATAAGAAAAGAACCAGGTGTGGAAGTAAAGCAAGAAGTTTCATTTTAGTCATACTGAGTTTGCACAACATACAGGATATCACTGTAATTAGACCCAGAAAGTAGTTGGAGGCACAGGGCTGGTCCTCAGAAGAGGACctgtaggggcgtctgggtggctcagtgggttgggccactgccttcggctcgggtcgtgatctcagggtcctgggatcgagtcccgcgtcgggctctctgttcagcggggagcctgcttcctcctctctctctctctctctctgcctgcctctctgcctacttgtgatctctctgtcaagtgaataaataaaatcttaaaaaaaaaaaaaaaaagaagaggacctGTATCTGAAAGGACAAATTTGGTAGTCACGGATGTCAAAGAGCTCAGGgtagacacagtgagaaaggaaatgaGGATCCTATTTGCTTTTTCTGCTCTCCCTTGAAACTAGACCATAAGctcctttttactctttttttttttttaactgactacCTATAGGACAATAAAAAGTATAGTTATAAGGTTTCT
The window above is part of the Mustela nigripes isolate SB6536 unplaced genomic scaffold, MUSNIG.SB6536 HiC_scaffold_2027, whole genome shotgun sequence genome. Proteins encoded here:
- the LOC132008902 gene encoding synaptotagmin-like protein 4, translated to MSEILDLSFLSEVERDLILSVLQRDEELRKADEKRIRRLKNELLEIKRKGAKRGSQHYSDRTCARCQESLGRLTPKTNTCRGCNHLVCRDCRIQESNGTWRCKVCTKEIELKKATGDWFYDQKVNRFAYHTGSEIIRMSLRRKPTVNKRETLGQSLLPQSQMDDIWPGRRIIQEQQKEP